Proteins encoded together in one Lysinibacter cavernae window:
- a CDS encoding zinc-dependent alcohol dehydrogenase family protein, whose protein sequence is MKAAVITRPGLVEVQNIPDPTPGPHEVVIAVASCGLCGTDLHILEGEFADTFPIVPGHEFAGEVVALGSDVRDLKLGDQVAVNPSFICYECRYCRKGLTNLCEIAGGYGTSLNGGAAEFAVVGSKYCIKLPEHVRAIDASLIEPLSCAIRGYDVIRRQMGSHVLIYGAGTMGLMMMELAKRAGAATVSMVDLNEDKLAAANTLGCDATVTSANELDYPYGWELVVDATGNQHAIQDGLGRVDRGGTFLQFGVASYATRATIEPYKIFRNEITIQGSMATLNSFERAADLFAAGVLDPEVFISDRLPLDQYPEAIKLFQAGKGRKIQVVP, encoded by the coding sequence ATGAAGGCAGCCGTCATCACCAGACCAGGACTGGTCGAGGTGCAAAACATCCCAGACCCAACGCCGGGTCCGCACGAGGTGGTCATAGCCGTCGCCTCCTGCGGGTTGTGTGGCACCGATCTGCACATTCTTGAGGGAGAATTTGCCGACACGTTCCCCATCGTTCCCGGTCACGAGTTTGCCGGCGAGGTCGTTGCGCTCGGCAGTGACGTACGCGACCTGAAGCTGGGCGACCAGGTCGCCGTGAATCCCTCATTCATCTGTTACGAGTGCCGATACTGCCGAAAGGGGCTCACCAACCTGTGCGAAATCGCCGGTGGATACGGCACCTCGCTCAACGGCGGCGCTGCCGAGTTTGCGGTGGTCGGCAGCAAATACTGCATCAAGCTGCCCGAACACGTCAGAGCGATCGACGCCTCCCTCATCGAGCCACTCTCGTGCGCGATCCGCGGCTACGACGTCATCCGCCGCCAGATGGGCTCACACGTGCTCATTTACGGCGCTGGCACGATGGGCCTCATGATGATGGAGCTGGCGAAGCGAGCCGGCGCCGCAACCGTGAGCATGGTTGACCTCAACGAAGACAAACTCGCCGCCGCCAATACGCTCGGCTGCGACGCCACAGTGACCAGCGCCAACGAACTCGACTACCCATACGGGTGGGAACTGGTTGTGGATGCCACTGGCAACCAGCACGCGATCCAGGATGGGCTCGGCCGCGTCGACCGCGGCGGCACCTTCCTGCAGTTCGGCGTCGCCTCGTACGCCACCCGCGCAACGATCGAACCGTACAAAATCTTCCGCAACGAGATCACCATCCAGGGGTCGATGGCCACGCTCAACTCCTTCGAGCGGGCCGCCGACCTATTTGCGGCCGGCGTGCTCGACCCAGA